From a region of the Basfia succiniciproducens genome:
- a CDS encoding 4-hydroxythreonine-4-phosphate dehydrogenase PdxA, with product MQKPTVAMVLGDPAGVGPELVAKLLAQTEQRTKANVLLIADREELRKGLKIAQATFEYDEISPENLPDYAFKSGVPALIHHKCSHPVPFEYGKATEQSGVYILETLKKAVDFAQAGYVQSICFAPLNKQAMHKGGLKYRDELHWFADQTNFHEFVCELNVVDGIWAGRVTSHIPFKDIVPNLSIKNVVDCICLLHKSLTQAGVKHPKIAVQALNPHGGEGGVFGDEEIKIITPAIELARKEYGFELYGPFPSDTTMREVNRLKIDGVVSMYHDQFSTALKLLGFERGVTVQGGIPIPITTANHGTAYDLYGQNVAIPTAFEEAFNIAVRMGNGVLESK from the coding sequence ATGCAAAAACCTACAGTTGCAATGGTTCTGGGGGATCCTGCCGGCGTCGGTCCCGAGCTGGTGGCTAAATTATTGGCACAAACTGAACAGAGAACAAAAGCGAATGTGTTGCTGATAGCGGATAGAGAAGAGTTACGCAAAGGGTTGAAAATTGCTCAGGCTACATTTGAATATGATGAAATATCACCGGAAAATTTACCGGATTATGCTTTCAAAAGCGGTGTTCCGGCATTAATTCATCACAAATGTTCACATCCTGTTCCATTTGAATATGGCAAGGCGACCGAGCAAAGCGGGGTGTATATTTTAGAGACATTAAAGAAAGCCGTTGACTTTGCTCAAGCAGGATATGTGCAATCTATTTGTTTTGCGCCGTTGAATAAACAGGCTATGCATAAAGGAGGATTGAAGTATCGTGATGAGTTACATTGGTTCGCAGACCAAACAAATTTTCACGAATTTGTGTGTGAACTGAATGTGGTAGACGGTATTTGGGCAGGCCGCGTTACTTCACATATTCCGTTTAAGGATATTGTGCCGAATTTATCGATAAAAAACGTCGTCGATTGTATTTGTTTATTACATAAATCCTTAACGCAAGCCGGCGTGAAACATCCGAAAATTGCAGTGCAGGCGTTGAATCCGCACGGAGGTGAAGGCGGTGTATTCGGTGACGAAGAAATTAAAATTATTACACCGGCTATCGAACTGGCGCGGAAGGAGTATGGATTTGAGCTCTACGGTCCGTTCCCGAGTGATACGACAATGCGTGAGGTTAATCGGTTAAAAATTGACGGTGTGGTTTCTATGTATCACGACCAGTTCTCCACCGCTTTAAAATTATTAGGATTTGAGCGCGGCGTCACGGTACAGGGCGGTATTCCGATTCCGATTACTACGGCAAATCACGGCACGGCATACGATTTATATGGCCAAAATGTTGCCATTCCAACCGCGTTTGAGGAAGCCTTTAATATTGCCGTACGTATGGGTAACGGGGTTCTTGAATCCAAATAA
- a CDS encoding dihydroxyacetone kinase subunit DhaK — protein MSRKPKKLLNNPNDVPAEQLEGLIYACGDKLIKVEGYSGVYRNDIKADQVVVVTGGGSGHEPMFAGYVGKGLADAAALGEIFASPSPDIIIETTKAAQKGQGVLFVYGNYAGDNMNFDIAAELLEEEGIQVKTVRVTDDISAAPLSRMSDRRGVAGDMYVLKIAGAAVEAGYDLDKVHEVTAKANFNTRTMGVALGACSIPQTGKFNFELADDELELGMGIHGEPGVRRQKMASADEINGEMIERLCADIELKAGDKVCVTINNLGASTYTELLIANRKVHQVLSECSIQIHDTLIGGYCTSQEMAGYSITIFRLDDELQKLYDMPCDSFAWRK, from the coding sequence ATGAGCAGAAAACCGAAAAAATTACTGAATAATCCGAATGATGTTCCGGCAGAACAGCTGGAAGGATTGATTTATGCCTGTGGCGATAAACTTATCAAAGTTGAAGGCTACAGCGGAGTGTACCGTAATGATATTAAAGCGGATCAGGTTGTCGTGGTGACGGGGGGCGGCAGCGGTCACGAACCGATGTTTGCCGGCTATGTCGGCAAAGGGCTGGCCGATGCGGCGGCGCTGGGGGAAATATTTGCTTCGCCGTCTCCGGACATTATTATTGAAACGACGAAAGCGGCGCAAAAAGGTCAGGGCGTACTATTCGTTTACGGTAATTATGCTGGCGATAATATGAATTTTGATATTGCCGCCGAGTTATTGGAAGAAGAAGGTATTCAGGTTAAAACCGTACGGGTTACCGATGATATTTCGGCCGCCCCCTTATCTAGAATGAGTGACCGACGTGGTGTGGCCGGTGATATGTATGTGCTTAAAATTGCCGGTGCGGCGGTAGAAGCCGGTTACGATCTTGATAAAGTACATGAAGTGACCGCTAAAGCAAATTTCAATACGCGCACAATGGGGGTGGCGTTGGGGGCTTGTTCTATTCCGCAAACGGGTAAATTTAATTTCGAATTAGCGGATGATGAGCTGGAACTTGGAATGGGTATTCATGGTGAACCCGGTGTCAGACGTCAGAAAATGGCAAGTGCGGATGAAATTAACGGAGAAATGATCGAACGTTTATGTGCCGATATTGAACTAAAAGCCGGTGATAAAGTTTGCGTTACCATTAATAACTTAGGGGCTTCGACTTATACGGAACTGCTGATTGCCAACCGGAAAGTTCATCAGGTGTTAAGCGAATGTAGTATTCAGATTCACGATACGTTAATCGGCGGTTATTGCACCTCACAGGAAATGGCGGGTTATTCCATTACCATTTTCCGTTTAGATGACGAATTACAAAAACTTTACGATATGCCTTGTGATAGTTTTGCCTGGAGAAAATGA
- the dhaL gene encoding dihydroxyacetone kinase subunit DhaL produces the protein MNVAETRELLLYTAEKMVDSEPTLTELDLKIGDGDHGLGMQRGFAAVRDLLKTDAFQPKDIGELFLTAGTKMMSSMGGASGAIFGTLFRAGGKAIAGQNTFNATVLSQFLTAGSAGVFARGGAKPGDKTMMDALVAAEKQAEQEKNADLKDALARVAKAAEDGAESTRDQVAVFGRAKSLGERSLGYVDPGAVSMSLILKYMSEFVNK, from the coding sequence ATGAACGTAGCAGAAACAAGAGAATTATTACTCTACACCGCAGAAAAAATGGTGGATAGCGAACCGACTTTAACCGAACTGGATTTAAAAATCGGTGACGGAGACCACGGATTGGGTATGCAACGGGGCTTTGCGGCCGTCCGGGATTTGCTTAAAACCGATGCTTTCCAACCTAAAGACATCGGTGAGTTGTTTTTAACCGCCGGTACCAAAATGATGTCCAGTATGGGCGGTGCTTCCGGTGCGATTTTCGGTACCTTATTCAGAGCGGGCGGTAAAGCTATCGCCGGTCAAAATACTTTCAATGCGACTGTATTATCTCAGTTTTTAACTGCCGGTTCCGCCGGGGTATTTGCCCGCGGCGGTGCGAAACCGGGCGATAAAACGATGATGGATGCTTTGGTCGCGGCGGAAAAACAAGCCGAGCAAGAAAAAAATGCGGATTTGAAAGATGCGTTGGCCCGCGTTGCCAAAGCGGCGGAAGACGGAGCAGAAAGTACCCGTGATCAGGTTGCCGTATTCGGGCGGGCTAAAAGTCTGGGAGAACGTTCTTTGGGTTATGTTGATCCGGGCGCCGTTTCAATGTCGTTAATTTTGAAATATATGTCCGAATTTGTGAATAAATAA
- a CDS encoding sugar phosphate isomerase/epimerase family protein has protein sequence MTQQKATRMDKGFRLAVNTSIFDGYDLETALASIKKCGFNFFELAYNQGYVGNLNQDLFGVENGNNINKLKEKYQLSVLALGCTMDLSSDNFLEIFSPRLRFAQLIGAKYINVCTAKRENKDKMICNLKSLRPILEETGCILCLENGGDYNFNAFITLEEGIELLNELGDDVYSINFDPGNMVTYDKNLDVVAQSIKSLDYVRYFHIKDVCITGEKFRFIPVEGRGLINYQEIIYGLKQRGIPCSFEIPLRIYRELDSTPRRFEKAAELAVIENTLIKSREYVETIPGNINFERE, from the coding sequence ATGACACAACAAAAGGCTACAAGAATGGATAAGGGTTTTAGATTAGCGGTAAATACATCGATTTTTGACGGCTATGATTTAGAAACAGCGTTAGCTTCAATAAAAAAATGTGGTTTTAATTTTTTTGAATTGGCATACAACCAAGGTTATGTAGGTAATTTAAATCAGGATTTATTTGGTGTTGAAAATGGAAATAATATTAATAAATTAAAAGAAAAATACCAATTATCCGTTTTAGCGCTTGGTTGTACCATGGATTTATCCTCGGATAATTTTCTGGAAATTTTTTCGCCAAGACTGCGTTTTGCTCAATTAATCGGAGCTAAATACATTAATGTATGTACCGCTAAGCGCGAGAATAAAGACAAAATGATATGCAATCTAAAATCATTAAGACCAATATTAGAAGAAACGGGGTGTATTCTCTGCTTAGAGAATGGTGGTGATTATAATTTTAATGCCTTTATTACGCTTGAAGAAGGTATTGAGTTATTGAATGAATTAGGAGATGACGTTTATTCCATTAATTTTGATCCGGGTAATATGGTGACCTACGATAAAAATCTGGATGTCGTCGCACAGTCAATAAAATCATTGGATTATGTACGTTATTTTCATATTAAGGATGTTTGTATTACAGGTGAAAAATTCAGATTTATTCCGGTGGAAGGCAGAGGACTGATTAATTATCAGGAAATTATTTATGGGTTAAAACAGCGGGGTATTCCTTGTAGCTTTGAAATCCCACTCAGAATATACCGTGAGCTGGATTCTACGCCGCGTAGATTTGAAAAAGCGGCGGAACTTGCCGTAATTGAAAACACATTAATTAAATCGCGAGAGTATGTTGAAACTATACCTGGAAATATCAATTTTGAGAGGGAGTAA
- a CDS encoding sugar-binding transcriptional regulator has product MVEYKEGSLLTEIAIAYYEHELTQEEIANKFNISRIKVGRLLKKARQEGIVEINVKYHPVFTSQLEDRLIEQFGIQRALIAIDEQNESEQREQVATLVSSYLSNTLKDGMTVAVGQGRNVAAVGEHIGIFPEKNCKFICGIGGVQRLGDPVDADHICRNLARKFNGANETLYAPAYLEDKAFRDVFMKNGVIKETLDRARKADIALVGIGDMSEESYMVQLGWFTPKEITEARMNLGVIGDIAGYGFFNLQGEPVDTVMNNRVIGLSLEDLRAIPCVIGIASESSKAMAILGALRTGIIDIIATSASNINSILNLIKG; this is encoded by the coding sequence ATGGTTGAATATAAAGAAGGGAGTCTACTGACGGAAATTGCCATTGCCTATTATGAGCACGAGCTTACTCAAGAAGAAATAGCCAATAAATTTAATATTTCACGTATTAAAGTCGGGCGTTTATTAAAAAAGGCAAGGCAAGAAGGCATTGTTGAGATCAACGTAAAATATCATCCTGTTTTTACCTCTCAACTGGAAGACAGATTGATTGAGCAATTCGGTATTCAACGGGCATTGATTGCAATTGATGAACAAAATGAGAGCGAACAACGTGAACAGGTCGCCACATTAGTGAGCTCTTATTTATCCAATACATTAAAAGACGGTATGACAGTTGCTGTCGGACAAGGGCGAAATGTTGCCGCTGTGGGCGAACATATCGGAATCTTCCCAGAAAAAAACTGTAAATTTATTTGCGGAATAGGCGGGGTTCAACGGTTAGGCGATCCTGTTGATGCCGATCATATTTGTCGTAATTTAGCCCGTAAATTTAACGGGGCGAACGAAACTTTATACGCTCCGGCGTATTTGGAAGATAAAGCGTTTCGCGATGTATTTATGAAAAACGGGGTAATTAAAGAGACCCTGGATCGGGCCCGTAAGGCGGATATCGCGCTGGTCGGTATCGGCGATATGAGTGAAGAAAGCTATATGGTTCAGTTAGGTTGGTTTACACCGAAAGAAATTACCGAGGCAAGAATGAACCTGGGGGTCATTGGTGATATTGCGGGATACGGTTTTTTCAATTTGCAGGGAGAACCTGTCGATACGGTAATGAATAACCGGGTGATCGGATTAAGCTTAGAAGATCTTAGAGCCATTCCCTGCGTTATCGGCATTGCTTCCGAAAGTAGTAAGGCAATGGCAATATTGGGTGCGCTAAGAACGGGGATTATTGACATTATTGCCACCAGTGCAAGCAATATAAATTCAATTTTAAATTTAATAAAGGGTTAA
- the rpiB gene encoding ribose 5-phosphate isomerase B — protein sequence MKIAIGCDDAAYNLKIELIKYLETLGIECDDFGAGAGDLTLYPDVAEKVALAVSEGKYDRGILTCGTGIGMCITANKVPGVRAAVCHDVFSAERSRKSNDAQIICFGERVIGVELAKSLLKVWLECDFAGGGSTPKLAKIKEIDAKYNKR from the coding sequence ATGAAAATTGCTATCGGATGTGATGATGCCGCATATAACTTAAAGATTGAGTTAATCAAATATCTGGAAACATTAGGTATTGAATGCGATGACTTTGGCGCCGGTGCGGGCGATTTGACATTGTATCCGGATGTCGCCGAGAAAGTAGCTTTGGCGGTTTCCGAAGGCAAATATGATCGTGGAATTCTTACCTGCGGAACCGGTATCGGCATGTGCATTACGGCAAATAAAGTTCCGGGGGTAAGAGCGGCGGTTTGTCATGACGTTTTTTCTGCCGAACGTTCAAGAAAAAGTAATGATGCGCAAATTATCTGTTTCGGTGAGCGTGTGATTGGCGTGGAATTAGCAAAATCACTACTTAAAGTGTGGTTGGAATGTGATTTTGCAGGCGGTGGCTCAACACCAAAATTAGCAAAAATTAAAGAAATTGATGCTAAATATAATAAACGTTAG
- a CDS encoding TRAP transporter substrate-binding protein, with protein sequence MKKLTVISATVLLAMFSASTFAAGEHTLALSHYGSPSDTVTKATALMAKRANELSNGRITIKLHPNSELGASDTQIDGTRIGTIDIVVVGNPYYTTFNEELNLLDLPFLFKDEAHVEKVLNGEVGEHLLKSLESANLKGLAFYEIGFRDITNSKKQIKTVANLSGLKLRTTPNPAHIAAFKEWGANPTPMPFNEVYFSLKTGVIDGQENPVHHIYNNNLQEVQKYLSLTHHAYTAAPMSMNLDRFNSLDKEDQDILLQAAKEGAELEKQLNVEENKVYLEKLKQQGMDVEEDPDTASFQAGAKKAWDDYAKKFGDQMINKVTATK encoded by the coding sequence ATGAAAAAATTAACTGTTATTTCAGCAACCGTATTACTTGCTATGTTCTCTGCGTCTACCTTTGCCGCGGGAGAACATACGTTGGCGCTTAGTCACTATGGTTCGCCGAGCGATACCGTGACAAAAGCAACTGCGTTGATGGCTAAAAGAGCCAATGAACTGTCTAATGGACGTATCACGATTAAATTACATCCCAATAGTGAATTGGGCGCTTCCGATACTCAAATCGACGGTACCAGAATAGGGACGATTGATATTGTTGTAGTAGGAAACCCGTATTACACCACCTTTAATGAAGAACTCAATTTATTGGATTTACCATTCCTATTTAAAGACGAAGCTCATGTTGAAAAAGTATTAAATGGGGAAGTCGGGGAACATCTGTTGAAATCATTGGAAAGTGCAAACTTGAAAGGGTTGGCATTCTATGAGATTGGATTTAGAGATATCACTAACAGCAAAAAACAAATTAAAACCGTTGCGAATTTATCCGGTCTGAAGTTAAGAACCACTCCTAATCCCGCACATATCGCGGCTTTTAAAGAATGGGGTGCAAATCCGACGCCAATGCCGTTTAACGAAGTTTATTTTTCTCTGAAAACCGGCGTTATTGATGGACAGGAAAATCCGGTTCATCATATTTACAACAATAACTTACAGGAAGTTCAGAAATATCTGTCTTTAACTCATCATGCTTATACCGCGGCACCAATGTCAATGAATTTGGATCGCTTTAATTCTTTAGATAAAGAAGATCAGGATATTTTGTTGCAAGCGGCAAAAGAGGGCGCCGAGTTAGAGAAACAACTGAATGTGGAAGAAAATAAGGTTTATTTGGAGAAACTAAAACAGCAAGGTATGGACGTTGAGGAAGATCCGGATACAGCCTCTTTCCAAGCCGGTGCTAAAAAAGCCTGGGATGATTATGCCAAGAAATTTGGTGATCAAATGATTAATAAAGTGACTGCCACTAAATAA
- a CDS encoding TRAP transporter small permease, whose translation MTFVQVITRYVINISFPWAEEFLRFCYTCMILFGILTTTQIQVPMVRIMIFERFKYGWLLSSALYIVMLICLFLLVKGGLKVYSMNLNSYYSAFKISKSWVYIPFLICLSLEMVRIVIAFVSLAKTRKVREL comes from the coding sequence ATGACGTTTGTACAGGTTATTACGAGATATGTGATTAACATTTCGTTTCCTTGGGCGGAAGAGTTTTTGAGATTTTGCTATACCTGTATGATTTTATTCGGAATTTTGACGACAACCCAGATTCAGGTTCCTATGGTTAGAATCATGATTTTTGAGCGATTTAAATACGGCTGGTTATTATCCTCCGCTCTATACATTGTGATGTTAATTTGTTTATTTTTATTAGTTAAAGGCGGTTTAAAAGTTTATTCCATGAATTTGAATAGCTATTATTCGGCGTTTAAGATCTCAAAGTCTTGGGTATATATACCGTTTCTTATTTGTTTATCATTAGAGATGGTGCGAATTGTCATTGCGTTCGTTTCTTTAGCTAAAACTAGAAAAGTGAGGGAATTATAA
- a CDS encoding TRAP transporter large permease, which produces MSFIVLLGVMFILTVLGLPLFYSIIFASIVTLFTFLPNIPVTIVAQQVMQGLDTNALQALAFFFLAGELMSVGGITSRIIRFVTSLIGRWKGSLAYINIFSSLFFGSISGSAVASTAAIGSSLIPAMKKTGYPADFSAALTQSASIIGPIIPPSVPMIVFAALAGAGVSVGKMFMSGIIPGIMIALVLILVTFILSKIYKYGNQATAFSWKEVKDSGKDAVWAIFCPVIILYGIISGVFTATEAGAVSVVYAYLVGTFVYKELSIELLKKALISSLKGTITVMLIVGASSIFAWLIARLQISHQVAHWVSSVCDSPLQALILINAIVLFIGMIMDPTAALTILVPVFMPIVNQFGIAPIHFGLVIILNLMIGLVTPPVGYLIFLSANIAECEPMKVLKSSLPYLFSLFALLLLLILVPEFSTYLPNLLFPQ; this is translated from the coding sequence ATGTCATTCATCGTATTGCTTGGAGTAATGTTTATCCTTACGGTGCTCGGTTTACCATTGTTTTATAGTATTATCTTCGCATCTATTGTGACATTATTCACTTTCTTACCTAATATCCCCGTGACGATCGTAGCACAGCAAGTAATGCAAGGACTTGATACTAACGCTTTGCAGGCGCTCGCATTTTTCTTTTTAGCTGGAGAATTGATGAGTGTCGGCGGGATCACCTCACGTATTATCCGTTTCGTCACCTCATTAATCGGTCGCTGGAAAGGTTCGCTGGCCTATATCAATATCTTTTCCAGTTTATTTTTTGGTTCTATCAGCGGATCCGCAGTTGCCTCTACGGCGGCTATTGGCAGTTCTTTGATTCCCGCAATGAAGAAGACCGGTTATCCGGCGGATTTCTCTGCCGCACTGACACAATCCGCTTCCATTATCGGACCGATTATTCCGCCAAGCGTACCTATGATTGTTTTCGCGGCTTTAGCCGGTGCGGGCGTATCCGTAGGAAAAATGTTCATGTCCGGCATTATTCCGGGTATCATGATTGCGCTTGTACTGATCCTGGTTACTTTTATATTAAGTAAAATTTATAAATACGGTAATCAGGCAACCGCATTCAGCTGGAAAGAAGTGAAAGATAGCGGAAAAGATGCCGTATGGGCAATATTTTGTCCGGTTATTATTTTATACGGTATTATTTCGGGCGTTTTCACTGCAACGGAAGCGGGGGCGGTTTCTGTTGTTTATGCCTATCTGGTCGGTACATTCGTATATAAAGAATTAAGTATTGAACTATTGAAAAAAGCGTTGATTTCTTCACTCAAAGGAACCATTACGGTTATGCTGATTGTCGGAGCATCTTCAATCTTTGCTTGGTTAATTGCTCGTTTACAAATCAGCCATCAGGTAGCCCATTGGGTGTCTTCCGTTTGCGATAGCCCTCTTCAGGCTCTGATATTGATTAATGCCATTGTGTTGTTCATCGGAATGATTATGGATCCGACGGCGGCATTGACAATTTTAGTACCGGTATTTATGCCGATCGTTAATCAGTTTGGTATCGCACCGATTCACTTCGGTTTGGTAATCATCCTGAATCTGATGATAGGCTTGGTTACACCGCCGGTGGGCTATTTGATTTTCCTCTCGGCCAACATTGCGGAATGTGAACCGATGAAAGTGCTTAAATCAAGTTTACCGTACCTATTCTCTTTATTCGCATTATTATTACTGCTAATTCTCGTACCTGAGTTTAGTACGTATTTACCGAATTTATTGTTTCCACAATAA